A single Dechloromonas denitrificans DNA region contains:
- the cysS gene encoding cysteine--tRNA ligase, protein MLKIHNSLKREKQVFVPIEPNKVRMYVCGMTVYDYCHLGHARVMVVFDLVYRWLKASGYDVTYVRNITDIDDKIIKRAAENGETIQQLTNRFIAFMHEDADALGVQRPDFEPRATEFVPEMLDLIGKLEAGGLAYQASDGDVNYAVRKFDGYGKLSGKSLDDLRAGERVEVESAKQDPLDFVLWKHAKPGEPAWESPWGEGRPGWHIECSAMSSKLLGEHFDIHGGGQDLQFPHHENEIAQSEGAHHCTFVNYWMHNGFVRVDNEKMSKSLGNFFTIREVLARYDAEVVRFFILRAHYRSPLNYSDAHLDDAKRSLDGLYFALRDVPPAAVEIDWSHDFAARFAAALDEDFDSHGAVAVLFELAGEVNRQRSAELSGLLKALGGVIGLLEREPMVYLRGDAAAGGLDEVAIEQLIAERAAAKKARNFAEADRVRDVLKAAGIALDDSAQGTTWRRA, encoded by the coding sequence ATGCTAAAAATCCACAATTCCCTGAAGCGCGAAAAGCAGGTTTTCGTCCCTATTGAACCGAACAAGGTTCGCATGTATGTCTGCGGCATGACGGTCTATGACTACTGTCACCTCGGTCATGCCCGAGTGATGGTTGTTTTCGACCTGGTTTACCGCTGGCTGAAGGCCTCCGGTTACGACGTCACGTATGTTCGGAACATTACCGATATCGACGACAAGATCATCAAACGGGCGGCAGAAAACGGCGAGACGATCCAGCAGCTGACCAATCGTTTCATCGCTTTCATGCATGAAGATGCCGATGCGCTGGGCGTGCAGCGCCCGGACTTCGAGCCGCGGGCGACCGAGTTCGTGCCCGAAATGCTCGACCTGATCGGCAAGCTGGAAGCTGGCGGCCTGGCTTATCAGGCCTCCGATGGCGATGTGAATTACGCGGTGCGCAAGTTTGACGGTTACGGCAAGCTGTCCGGCAAGTCGCTCGACGACCTGCGGGCCGGCGAGCGGGTCGAGGTCGAGTCGGCCAAGCAGGATCCGCTCGATTTCGTGCTGTGGAAACATGCCAAGCCCGGTGAGCCGGCCTGGGAATCGCCGTGGGGCGAGGGCCGGCCGGGGTGGCATATCGAGTGTTCGGCGATGAGCTCGAAACTGCTCGGCGAACATTTCGACATCCATGGCGGCGGGCAGGATCTGCAGTTCCCGCACCATGAAAACGAAATTGCCCAGTCGGAAGGCGCGCATCACTGCACCTTCGTCAATTACTGGATGCACAACGGTTTCGTCCGCGTCGACAACGAGAAAATGTCGAAATCGCTCGGCAACTTCTTCACCATCCGCGAAGTGCTGGCCCGTTACGACGCCGAGGTGGTGCGCTTCTTCATTTTGCGCGCCCACTACCGCAGTCCGCTGAATTACTCGGATGCCCATCTCGATGACGCCAAACGCAGTCTGGACGGCCTCTATTTCGCCCTGCGCGATGTGCCGCCGGCGGCTGTCGAGATCGACTGGAGCCACGATTTCGCTGCCCGTTTTGCCGCTGCGCTGGACGAGGATTTCGATTCGCACGGGGCCGTTGCCGTGCTTTTTGAATTGGCAGGTGAAGTCAATCGTCAGCGCAGTGCCGAATTGTCCGGCTTGCTGAAGGCGCTGGGCGGCGTGATCGGTTTGCTGGAACGTGAGCCGATGGTTTATCTGCGCGGCGATGCGGCGGCCGGCGGACTGGACGAGGTGGCCATCGAGCAACTGATCGCCGAGCGGGCGGCAGCCAAGAAGGCGCGAAATTTTGCCGAGGCGGATCGCGTTCGCGACGTGCTGAAAGCTGCCGGCATCGCGCTGGATGACAGTGCCCAGGGCACCACCTGGCGGCGCGCCTGA
- a CDS encoding tetratricopeptide repeat protein: protein MTTKSLPKPRFQQLKTLRALAIGLAIGFAAPVFADNLPEVQRLIKQGQYPQALEKVDAYLSSRPKDAQGRFLKGLIYTEMNKPAEAINIFTKLSEDYPELPEPYNNLAVLYAQQKQYDKARTALEMAIRTHPSYAIAYENLGDVYAKLASQAYDKALQLDNSNPATQNKLALIRDLITTSGKGNVKPPVPAPVAAAPVAAAPVAAKPAPVAPPASAPTASVVTATPGAAANNTPAKPVEAKPAPAVAANPPPAPAPSKADPASDDIAKAINAWASAWSRKDMKAYLGAYASDFNTPKGMSRKAWEAEREDRIAGKSGKISVSVDNPQISVNGDKATVKFRQSYKAGSLSSSASKTLILVRSGSKWLIKEENAR, encoded by the coding sequence ATGACCACCAAATCCCTGCCCAAGCCCCGTTTCCAGCAGCTCAAGACGCTGCGTGCACTGGCTATCGGCCTGGCGATCGGCTTCGCCGCGCCCGTTTTTGCCGACAACCTGCCGGAAGTTCAGCGACTGATCAAGCAGGGTCAGTATCCGCAAGCCCTCGAAAAGGTCGACGCCTACCTGAGCAGCCGCCCCAAGGACGCCCAGGGCCGCTTCCTGAAAGGCCTGATTTACACCGAGATGAACAAGCCGGCCGAGGCGATCAACATTTTCACCAAGCTGTCGGAAGACTACCCGGAACTGCCCGAGCCCTATAACAACCTGGCCGTGCTTTACGCCCAGCAGAAGCAATACGACAAGGCGCGCACGGCACTCGAAATGGCCATAAGGACTCACCCTTCCTACGCCATCGCCTACGAAAACCTCGGCGACGTCTATGCCAAGCTGGCCAGCCAGGCCTACGACAAGGCCCTGCAACTGGACAACTCGAATCCCGCCACCCAGAACAAGCTGGCGCTGATTCGCGACCTGATCACCACTTCCGGCAAGGGCAACGTCAAACCGCCAGTGCCGGCCCCGGTCGCTGCCGCTCCGGTCGCTGCCGCTCCGGTCGCCGCCAAACCCGCCCCGGTCGCCCCCCCCGCCTCCGCGCCGACCGCCAGTGTCGTCACCGCGACGCCGGGCGCCGCCGCCAACAACACCCCGGCCAAGCCGGTCGAAGCCAAACCGGCTCCGGCCGTCGCCGCCAATCCGCCGCCGGCCCCGGCGCCAAGCAAGGCCGACCCTGCCAGCGACGATATCGCCAAGGCCATCAACGCCTGGGCCAGCGCCTGGTCGCGCAAGGACATGAAGGCCTACCTCGGCGCTTACGCCAGCGACTTCAACACGCCCAAGGGAATGTCCCGCAAGGCTTGGGAAGCCGAGCGCGAAGACCGCATCGCCGGCAAGTCGGGCAAGATTTCGGTCAGCGTCGATAACCCGCAGATTTCGGTCAATGGCGACAAGGCCACGGTGAAGTTTCGCCAGAGCTACAAGGCAGGCAGTTTGAGCAGCTCGGCCAGCAAGACATTGATTCTCGTCCGCTCGGGTAGCAAGTGGCTGATCAAGGAAGAAAACGCGCGCTGA
- a CDS encoding L,D-transpeptidase family protein, with protein MLSRKFVILGLVGCLSGGALIYRLAAPDPATTLPLESVESGFPAEASDAAAPARRSAAAPHGLSPATVSDSGPEAQLTSIFKEIEANHLSNALQQTEALLRQHPNYRLANLIKGDLLLARTQQIQTFGALNGAPADKVADLRAEAIVRLKGYREKPEANFVPRYLLQMQPDQRYAIVVDTKRSRLYLYENDKAHGGRPRFVADYYVTHGKLGAEKLAEGDKKTPVGVYHVTANLPRQKLADLYGSGAFPINYPNELDKQQGRKGSGIWLHGTPSNTFARPPRASDGCVVLTNQDLDAIAKNLQVGLTPVIISNSVEWLSLDDWARERDELNKTINSWRSDWESRDSERYMRHYSKRFKSGDQDYDQFAAQKKQVNASKEWIKIKTDNLSVFRNPGKEEVVVVTFDQDYRSNNLNNQMKKRQYWLRENGKWKIIYEGTA; from the coding sequence ATGTTGAGCCGCAAATTTGTCATTCTCGGGCTGGTCGGCTGCCTGTCCGGCGGCGCCCTGATTTACCGCCTCGCGGCACCTGATCCGGCAACGACCTTGCCGCTGGAGTCCGTGGAATCCGGGTTCCCGGCCGAAGCATCGGACGCCGCTGCGCCGGCCCGCCGGTCAGCGGCCGCCCCGCACGGGCTGTCGCCGGCAACCGTTTCCGACTCCGGCCCGGAGGCTCAGCTGACCTCGATTTTCAAGGAAATCGAGGCCAATCATCTGAGCAATGCACTGCAACAGACCGAGGCATTGCTCCGGCAACACCCGAACTACCGGCTCGCCAATCTGATCAAGGGTGATCTGCTGCTCGCCAGGACGCAGCAGATCCAGACCTTTGGCGCCCTGAACGGCGCCCCGGCCGACAAGGTCGCCGACCTGCGCGCCGAGGCCATCGTCCGCCTCAAGGGCTATCGTGAAAAGCCGGAGGCCAACTTCGTGCCGCGCTACCTGTTGCAGATGCAACCGGATCAGCGTTACGCCATCGTCGTCGACACCAAACGCTCCCGCCTGTATCTCTATGAAAACGACAAGGCCCATGGCGGCCGGCCGCGCTTCGTTGCCGATTACTACGTCACCCACGGCAAGCTGGGCGCCGAGAAACTGGCCGAAGGCGACAAGAAGACCCCGGTTGGCGTTTACCACGTCACCGCCAACCTGCCCCGGCAAAAACTGGCGGACCTGTACGGCAGCGGCGCCTTCCCGATCAATTACCCGAACGAACTGGACAAGCAGCAGGGCCGCAAAGGCAGCGGCATCTGGCTGCACGGCACGCCGTCCAACACCTTTGCCCGCCCGCCGCGCGCCTCGGATGGCTGCGTCGTACTGACCAACCAGGATCTCGATGCGATCGCCAAGAACCTGCAGGTCGGCCTGACTCCGGTGATCATCAGCAACTCCGTCGAATGGTTGTCGCTCGACGACTGGGCCCGCGAACGCGACGAATTGAACAAGACTATCAACAGCTGGCGTAGCGACTGGGAAAGTCGCGACAGCGAACGCTACATGCGCCATTACTCGAAGCGCTTCAAGTCCGGCGATCAGGATTATGACCAGTTCGCGGCGCAGAAGAAGCAGGTCAACGCCAGCAAGGAGTGGATCAAGATCAAGACCGACAACCTCTCGGTGTTCCGCAATCCGGGCAAGGAAGAAGTCGTCGTCGTCACCTTCGATCAGGATTACCGCAGCAACAACCTGAACAACCAGATGAAGAAGCGCCAGTACTGGCTGCGCGAAAACGGCAAGTGGAAAATCATTTACGAAGGAACTGCCTGA
- a CDS encoding peptidylprolyl isomerase, with protein MLKKISALAAGLLASLAVWATPTLEMTTSLGKITLELYPEKAPKTVEMFLYNAKHGFYEATIFHRVINGFMIQGGGFNRAMEEKKVITPALPNESPNGLPNERGSIAMARTQDPHSARVQFFINLKDNDALNHRTTADPRGWGYTVFGKVTQGMDVVDKIAKVPTGSAGYYQDVPTTPVVIQNVKIISEK; from the coding sequence ATGCTGAAAAAGATCTCCGCCCTGGCCGCCGGCCTGCTGGCCTCCCTCGCCGTGTGGGCGACGCCGACGCTGGAAATGACCACCTCGCTGGGCAAGATCACGCTTGAACTGTATCCGGAGAAGGCGCCGAAGACAGTCGAGATGTTCCTCTACAATGCCAAGCACGGCTTTTACGAAGCGACCATTTTCCACCGCGTGATCAACGGCTTCATGATCCAGGGCGGCGGCTTTAACCGCGCCATGGAAGAAAAGAAAGTGATCACCCCGGCGCTGCCGAACGAAAGCCCGAACGGCCTGCCTAACGAACGTGGCAGCATCGCGATGGCCCGCACCCAGGACCCGCATTCAGCCCGCGTCCAGTTCTTCATCAACCTGAAGGACAACGACGCCCTCAATCACCGCACCACGGCCGACCCGCGCGGCTGGGGTTACACCGTGTTCGGCAAGGTGACCCAGGGCATGGACGTCGTCGACAAGATCGCCAAGGTGCCGACCGGCAGCGCTGGCTACTACCAGGACGTACCGACGACGCCAGTCGTCATCCAGAACGTC